The proteins below come from a single Miscanthus floridulus cultivar M001 chromosome 1, ASM1932011v1, whole genome shotgun sequence genomic window:
- the LOC136454678 gene encoding uncharacterized protein: protein MLKKLCPYHQGPVKHALEDCSMLWRYYARLGPPDDDAKQKGTGDRDDDKDDGFLEEVLTFKVVGFGGAYHTILGRPCYAKFMAVPNYTYLKLKMPSPSGIIMIESMYEHAYDCDIECIEYTEALTEAETLIANLDQFSGEAPDSKRRVGTFEPVEAIKLVPVNPAYPNDQALRISATLDIK from the exons atgcttaagaaactctgcccttaccaccaaggcccggtcaagcacgccctcgaggattgctccatgctgtggCGTTACTATGCCAGGCTTGGGCCCCCTGATGAcgatgccaagcagaagggcaccggcgatcgggacgatgacaaggacgatgggttccttgag gaagtccttaccttcaaggtggtcggaTTCGGAGgagcctaccacaccatcttggggcggccgtgctacgccaagttcatggcagttcccaactacacctacctcaagctcaagatgccaagcCCTAGCGgtatcatcatgattgagtccatgtacgaacatgcatacgactgtgacatcgagtgcatcgagtacaccgaggctctcaccgaggccgagaccctcatcgccaacctcgaccaatttagtggcgaggcgcctgactccaagcgtcgcgtagGGACGTTCGAGCCTgtggaggccatcaagcttgtcCCGGTCAACCCTGCCTACCCCAACGaccaggcgctgaggatcagcgccacccttgacatcaaatag
- the LOC136454687 gene encoding uncharacterized protein, with the protein MASARADPKETVAQGGVAEVTLTQTREEVFPPHEGKAHGPDGASVPLVAEAPGVFKAEAMEAGAPKTAETAAAGVGVFATTEATMVEAKAPETVKAMTAEAGAPKIAEANMMAARPPTQEAEMKGTEALAAPLVQGPPLLRESAREAEVYPISFDDTSRVRGVVDAKETGAMEQPAPTLESEAKVIRAAEASNVVQTVLETEIGEHEALKRAALSTCNALEVVGVQSGSSLGSRLVTLSSQMRERL; encoded by the exons AtggcgtcggcgagggctgacccgaaggagacagtcgcccaaggaggggttgccgaggtgACCCTGACACAGACGAGGGAGGAAGTGTTTCCGCCCCACGAGGGCAAGGCTCACGGGCCGGATGGGGCcagcgtgcccttggttgccgaggcccccggggtcttcaaggctgaggcgatggaggccggggCGCCCAAGACCGCTGAGACCGCAGCGGCGGGGGTCGGTGTTTttgcgaccaccgaggccaccaTGGTGGAGGCCAAAGCCCCCGAGACCGTCAAGGCCATGActgcggaggctggagcccccaagATCGCTGAGGCTAAcatgatggcggcgaggccacctacccaggaggcggagatgaaggggACGGAGGCCTTGGCGGCGCCtttggttcagggcccgccgttgttacgtgagagcgcccgggaggcagaGGTCTATCCAATCTCCTTCGACGATACTTCTCGGGTGCGGGGGGTGGTTGACGCCAAGGAGACCGGCGCCATGGAACAGCCGGCTCCGACCTTgg agtcagaggcgaagGTTattcgggcagccgaggcttccaacgtggtgcagacggtgctcgagaccgagatcggggagcacgaggctctgaagCGTGCCGCCCTTTCCACCTGCAATGCCTTGGAGGTTgtaggggttcagtcaggcagctcccttgggagccgtttggttacactgagcagccagatgcgcgagcggctctga